A DNA window from Vigna angularis cultivar LongXiaoDou No.4 chromosome 1, ASM1680809v1, whole genome shotgun sequence contains the following coding sequences:
- the LOC108338354 gene encoding uncharacterized protein LOC108338354, protein MDGRGGCCIARYVPGASHVSTVDKIMLRFRPIAPKPVAASMASDASSSESSDTLLKTRTAKRKCASDINRTAKRRTRRRKNTSSPKQRPPTVTLPLLPETPVRKDSPAGDLTPPVAKEARNNDIGNINYLKKSVPTWVSFQNRSLTSKVEPYGAIMGGWCSCVTVECVTDTWVEGEWLGSTDEERRVRLSRDTCPGFISDGHGRVTWTNEAYGEMMKGERQAPVFLVIKEGALVSYPSFTCKVKMVKYSFGRERGSLTLSCDVWRMDFGGFAWRLDVKTALRLGY, encoded by the coding sequence ATGGATGGCAGAGGAGGTTGTTGCATCGCCCGCTATGTACCCGGTGCATCGCACGTCTCCACCGTCGACAAAATAATGCTTAGGTTTCGCCCTATCGCTCCCAAACCCGTCGCCGCATCCATGGCTTCGGATGCTTCTTCCTCGGAGAGCAGCGACACCTTACTCAAAACCAGAACCGCAAAGAGAAAGTGCGCAAGTGATATCAACCGTACCGCCAAACGAAGGACCCGCCGCAGGAAGAACACATCCTCTCCGAAGCAGAGGCCGCCGACGGTGACTCTTCCTTTGTTGCCGGAGACTCCCGTTCGGAAGGATTCTCCGGCGGGGGATCTAACTCCACCGGTAGCAAAGGAAGCACGAAACAACGACATCGGCAACATCAACTACTTGAAGAAGAGCGTGCCGACGTGGGTGAGTTTCCAGAACCGGAGCTTGACGAGCAAGGTTGAACCGTACGGTGCGATTATGGGAGGGTGGTGTTCGTGTGTGACGGTGGAGTGCGTGACGGACACGTGGGTGGAGGGCGAGTGGCTGGGGAGTACGGACGAGGAGCGGAGGGTGAGACTTAGCAGGGACACGTGTCCGGGGTTCATATCGGACGGGCACGGGAGGGTGACGTGGACGAACGAGGCGTACGGTGAGATGATGAAGGGAGAAAGACAGGCACCGGTATTTCTGGTGATCAAAGAGGGTGCACTGGTTTCGTATCCTTCCTTCACTTGTAAGGTGAAAATGGTGAAGTATTCGTTTGGGAGGGAGAGAGGTTCGCTTACGTTAAGCTGTGATGTGTGGAGAATGGATTTTGGTGGTTTTGCATGGAGGTTGGACGTTAAAACTGCTTTGAGATTGGGTTACTGA